The genomic window aattttgattttgagcatataactttaTTTAGGTTAACAAATATctacatttcaattttgagtgtatatatatatatattccaacaaaatgtaataatgtaaaaaaaagattttaaaatagaaaaaaataagagagattttgacaagaattagaggagagagataattttattgaacaaatttttaagaagaaaagatacaattactaatttttttattgtcaattacatttctattaaaattagtagtatcaaaaatattttaaatttaatattatcaagaaaaaataaaaaaaattatataatgactaatttgattaatttttaaaattttagggatgaataTGACTTACAtctgaactttcaaggactattttgattataaataacttttttacatgtcaagtgccacgtggcatgccACATGTCACTGACCCACGTGTCACCGATCTGAcatgtcaaccaatcatcttgtgacacgtggcattagcccTCCACGTCATCATATGCCACGTGACACTTAatgtgacacgtcatcatccaactgacggaaggactaacgttaccaattttaaatttttcggggacaaattttattatttttttcttacgCGGACTCGTTTGAAGATCGTGCTATCTTTCGGAccaatttgactatttactcTGTTTTAGATGAAAGAACTTAAATGTCTCACAGTTTTAAAAAATGAGGATATTTTACATGTCTTCGAGTTAAAAAGTCAAagaactatttatttattttttttctttttatgaaaCTAATACATTGAATGTAACATGAATGATTGAACAGGTAACTTATCCTAACATGATGGAGTTCTTTGAGAGTCTTGGAGTTGACATGGAATTATCTGACATGTCATTCGCCATTAGCCTTGATAATGGCCACGACTGTGAATGGAGCAGCAGAAACGGTTTGTTTGGCTTGTTTGCACAAAAGAAAAATGTGATCAACCCTCACTTTTGGCAAATGCTTAGGGAAATTATGAAGTTCAAAGACGATGTTACAAGGCAAGTAGTATTATATGAGGATAGCAATGACTATATGACACTCATTTATTGCGCGCTGAGCTACTAAAAATATGATTGTCACAGAAAAAGAATGTAATAAACCCTTATTTCTGGCAAATGGTTAGAGAAATTATCAAGTTCAAAGATGATGTTATAAGGCAAGTAGTTCTTTATCTATGCCTACACTTTTTATATGCTTAATGCTTGCTTCAAAATAGTACTATATGAACATAGTTAATGCATAGTTAATGCTAATGACTCCATTATTTGTTTGTGGTTGATTGTCAATGAAATGTGAGATATATATCCAAAAATTGAAAGGTTGTTTGTTACCTTATTTATTAAGTTTTCTCTGTCACCATCGAAGGATTCAGAAACTTTAAAGACTAACTTGTTAAATTATTGGGtttctaaaaattaaattgtcaatatattaaatatatgttttttaaatataataagaAAAATATACTACATAGAGAGGGTGCACTCTGGAATTAAAGAAAATTGAGAAGCATAATGCTATTTGCCAGTTCATGAGTGATTATATCATGATAAATTGAGTTTATTGTCTcatttttgaattaaatatgCAGCTATCTTGATATGCTTGACAACAATCTTGATATGGACCGGAATGAGACTTTGGAACAATTCATAAAGTCAAGGGGTTACTCTGAATTATTTGTGAAAGCATATCTTGTGagtttatttgcattttattagACTCTtttgatttttataaatatttcttTGGTTAGTGATTTGTTATTatattgaatgaatgaatgtagATTCCAATATGTGGTTCTATATGGTCCTGCTCTTCTGAAGGAGTTATGAGTTTTTCTGCTTTCTCAGTTCTCTCTTTTTGTCGCAATCACTATCTACTTCAGGTAttaaggaaattaaattgcttcCATTTTTGTCACATTTTGCATAATGATGAAAATGATATACTTATTATATCCAATAATGCTTCTTGATTCACTTGGCCCTTCCTCCACAGCTCTTTGGAAGGCCACAATGGCTAACTGTTAGATGGCGCTCGCAAAGCTATGTTAAGAAGGTGCCATTTATGACTGAGTTTGTAgtacttttaaaattttgaacCTATGTTATTCAGCTTAAGTTATGAAAAAAATGTTTGACATTGATTACATGTTATGAAAATTAGGTCCAAGAAGAGATTGTGAGTAAAGGTGGTCAAATAATTACCAACTGTGAGGTGGAATTGGTTTCAACAACAGACGGAGGTGAGTGATTAGACCATTCCTTTGTTACTCTAATTTTTGGCAtgcactttttttttaaatcaaataattGATGTTGTTCAAGTAAGAAGCCTAGAAATTTTATTGCAGAATGTGTTCTGCAATACAAAGATGGTTCTAAAGAAACATACGACGGCTGCATAATGGCGACACATGCTCCAGATACACTGAGATTATTAGGAGACGCAGCGACATATGATGAGCGAAGAATTCTCGGTGCTTTTCAATATGTCTACAGGTAAAATTTCTTCTAACATGGAATATGAAAACACAGCTTGTCATAGTTACATTTTTAAATTGGAATTAATCAAATTCATCAAAGGAAGATGACTTTTTCCCTTGGGACTAGAAACTTTTTTGCTTAGGGATATGAAACTTCATGTGTCCATGAATAAACTAAGCAACTAAGAGCTAAAAAAATCAAAGatcttttattttctatcttcAAATAAGTCCAAATGCACAATTATTGTTTGATCTCTATTGGCAGTGACATTTTTCTTCATCGTGACAAAAATTTAATGCCTCGAAACCCAGTAGCATGGAGTGCATGGAATTTTCTTGGATGTAAGGATAACAGAGTTTGTGTGACATACTGGCTCAACATTCTTCAGGTTAGCAACAATTCCTATAATGCATTTGTATATAATTGAAATCTACTAGAAGAAAAGTGAACTATGAATAAAACTTGTTAGTTGATCTTGTATTTCTATTTGCAGAATCTTGGAGAAACAAGATTACCTTTTCTTGTAACTCTAAATCCAGATCATACACCggaaaataccttgcttaagtggTCAACTGGACATCCAGTTCCATCAGTTGCTGCATTCAGGGCTTCACAAGAACTTGAAAATATTCAAGGAAAAAGAAGAATTTGGTTTTGCGGCGCCTACCAAGGTTTGAGGCCCTAGCTTTCAGGCTCTAGTTTTCACCATTCAATTTGGTGTTAAACACTAATACTGTTTGTACTGCAGGAAAATTCTTGATTGATGACATAACTTATGCTTAGCTATCTaatcattttttttgtttatataataACCTTTACTATGTCCGGGCACTTTGATATACTTCAAATatacatatgatgtatgcctataTTTGTGGTTTTCAGGTTATGGATTTCATGAAGATGGATTGAAGGTAGTTAAAGCAAATTTTATTATgatgaaaatgaaaaatataaaagtaatattttcttgTATTTGAGACATCTAAGGCTTAATGCTTCTTTCTATATATACTACAGTGATGGCTAACATAAATTGTAAATTTCTTTTGATGAacctattttcttttcaaatgttGAGTTGTAAGAAATGGTATATAAAACAAAAATTTTCAGGCTGGCATGACTGCTGCACATGGCATTCTTGGAAGATGTTGCTCCCTCCAAACCAACCCAAAACACATGGTGCCTTCTTGGAAGGAACTTGGAGCGCGCCTTTTTGTGACAAGATTCCTAAGCTCCTATGTTACTACCGGTTGTTTAATGTGAGTTCATTTCTATTAATGGGTAGACATTTATTTCATATAATCTGGGCCTTTTACACTCTCAAGTTAGTAGTATCATGTTCAATTAACATTATGCTCTCTAGATgatatttgattcaattttatttcaattcttGGCAGTAACTAAATCCAAAATATTCCATCTATTCCATGTTCTATCTATTGAATTAGACATGTAAAAGCTTATTGAATAACTTATGTATTTTGTCTTGGGGAGTTTGTAGTTTATTGGAAGAAGGAGGAACAATGTTTACCTTCGAGGGAACTGATATAAAGTGCTCTCTGAAGTGTGTTATGAGAATCCATAGTCCTCAATTTTATTGGAAGGTATTTGCTTTTGATTTATGCATAAATTGAAGTTATTGATTTCATTCTAGTTGTTGgcgagaaaataaaataattaacacAGTTTTTTGTGGTTGTTAGGTTATGACCCAAGCTGATTTAGGCCTTGCAGATGCATATATTAATGGAGACTTTTCTTTTGTTGATAAAAATGAAGGTCTTTTGAATCTTTTTCTGGTAAGCATAATCATTAGAGCATCTCCAATGCTCGttctaatttcatttcattttgggTCCTACAAGAACATTTTTGGGACCATGTCATAAAtagtaatttgaaattaaaaatgaaatttaCTTCTCCAATGCTTAGTATTagttaaattagaattttatattattttaaattatttcatCAACATAATTATACGAGTAGTTAAATTTTATTGGTTCTCTATCAAGGTGATATCATATCTCTAAGGTGATACTGATTTCATTTCATAAATCAACTCCAATGcatattttaattctaaattaatGCACTTCTTGAAAGTATCAAAAGTGATACTCTAAAAACACTCCATTGGAGATACTATTAGGATCTAATTACAACTGTCTAATTCAGACTTTAATTTTTAGTTCCATGTATCTTTTGTGTTCTCTACAGATTCTCATAGCAAGCAGGGATTCTaatgtttcaaattcaaaattgaaGAAGAATAGGTAAGTTGGTTATGATTTGTTTGAAGTACTGATATTGTTGTAATTATGCTTTTTCAAACTTTTACTCATTTTTTATGTCTTCAGGGGTTGGTGGACACCAATTTTCCTTACAGCTAGTTTAGCATCTGCAAAGTTCTTCATTGAGCATTACTCAAGGCAAAATACTCTCACACAGGCGCGCCGCAACATTTCTAGACATTATGATCTGGTATAAGTTTTTCACTGAACAAATAATGCACACTTAGAAATCATAGATGTATATTTCGCTAAATGTATCCATCTCTAAAAATATTTTCATAAGAGTTGCTACATGCATGAACATCTAGGAGGTTATATCTTTCTATGTTTTAGATCTTTCTTTCAACTTTTTGTGACTAGAATAGAAAAGAAGTCAATGCGTAATAAGTTGCAGTTTATGTTAGATACAATCTTTTAGCTACAAATTACAATCAAGCTTGTTTTTGGATCTTCTATATCATTTACTTACAATCAATCATTGGTTTGTTTGTAGAGCAATGAACTCTTTGCATTATTCTTGGACGAAACAATGACATATTCAAGTGCAGTGTTCAAGGCAAGCGTTACGACATTTTGATGCTCGATTCCAATTTACTTTTCAAAGATATTTCTTCCTCAATTTCTAGGGAAGCTATTGTTCACATTTTCCCTCTCTTATTAAAATATTTGATAGAATGAAGATGAAGACTTGAAAGATGCACAAATGAGAAAAATCTCTCTTCTCATTGAAAAAGTAAGTACCTTTGAATgctattttatcaatattttagtTGCTAGCTTGTGAAAGGCCTAATGTATtcaattttctttaaataaatgAAGGCTAGAATAGgtaggaaacatgaaattcttgAGATTGGGTGCGGATGGGGAAGTTTAGCTATTGAAGTCGTCAGACGAACCGGTTGCAAATACACTGGTATCACTTTATCTAAGGAGCAATTGAAACTTGCAAAAGAAAGAGTTAGGGATGCTGGACTTCAGGTATATGACAAGCTAGTGTGATTTCATCAATTTTCTTAACATAAAATATGATGCAAAAACATGGTAAACTTAATATATGGGCCAACTGAAACATGTTCATGATAGATATTAAATCACTTCATTTTAGTAATTGAGAGTATTTTAAGAGTATCATGCTAATTGTGATGAATTCATGATTTTCAGGACCATATCAAATTTCTTCTGTGTGATTATCGCCAACTACCAAAGACATTCAAATATGATAGGATTATATCTTGGTaagctatttttcattttaattatgCAGAAGTAGAACTACCTACAATAGCAGTATTTCCAACATGTAGCATAACTTGCAGAAGGATATTTCAGTGAAATGATAGAAGCAGTTGGTCATGAATACATGGAAGAGTTCTTCGGCTGTTGCGAATCAGTACTAGCAGACGATGGACTTCTAGTTCTTCAGGTATATCTTTCATGAAAAGATGTAAATACATGCTACTACTGCTACAAAAATTTGGAGTTTACATTGGTGCTAACTATTGAAGATGGTTATCTTATTTATCAGTTCATATCAATCCCAGACGAGCGTTACGACGAGTATCGACGCAGTTCTGATTTCATAAAGGAATATATTTTTCCAGGGGGATGCCTACCCTGCCTAAGCAGGATAACATCAGCCATGGCGGCTGCATCAAGACTATGGTACAATTCATATGCATGTTACTGCTGAGTTAAATGACCAtgagagaatccattcattcTTCTCTTTCTTAACCATGAAATGAAAATTCTTGAATGCAGTGTGGAGCACACTGAGAACATTGGAATTCATTACCACCAAACGTTAAGGCGGTGGAGAAGAAACTTCATGAAAAAGCAGAAGTATGTCATTAATTTCATTGTAACATATTTACTGTGTTTCAAATTGAACTTACTACTTGCATTACTAGTTTAACTCTTGAAATTTCTTTTGTTACTACTTACACTAACAATATTTGAAAATTCTATTTGTCTTATTAGTGAAATCTTGGACCTCAAATTTGATGAAAAGTTCATCAGGACATGGGAGTACTATTTTGATTATTGTAGTGCAGGTTTTAAGTCGCGGACACTAGAGAATTATCAGGTACTTGAACAATTCTATGATACACCAATTAAGATAAACTTAATGCATTGTATATTAAGATAATAATCTAATAATATGTTCTTCGAGTTGAGTCAAGTTAAATTAATCGGTTTTCGTTTATGTAATGGAACCATGCATGTAGATGGTTTTCTCGCGGCCTGGCAACACCACTGCACTTAAGGATCCATATAGAAGCTGGCCCTCGGCATGTTGAGAATAAACCATGACACATTATTTGCACGTCGGTGCCATGTTTGTCTTCTTTATTCACAATCCCAAAATTCTTATTTATTCCTTAATTGTACATTGTTTAGTACTTTAGCGAGAAGATTGGTGATTTTTTTTTTAGGAATAAGGAATATGTTTTGTTTTGCATTTCAAATTAGTTACCACCAAAAACTAAGCATGTGATGATTTTATATGGTCTTCATTGTATTTAAATCAcataaatatcaaaataaaatattattgcaGTACTTTTTATACCTTGGAAATAGCAGTAGCATTGCCACTTTCTAAGTTTCTATACTCAATATTTGTCTTtttgaaaaattactaaaatgtaAAAGCATCTTAATTTTACCCGCTCAAACTGTCGATCAGATAGTGATCCAAAATTTTCCAATTTGATTGGAAGTCACGTCTATTGGATAATATCTGATAAAATTTAGACAAGAATAAAATTGGATAGCAAATTTAGAGAAATATCTCTGTATTGAATCTAATCCAATAGACACTGCCAGTAAACAAAGAGTCTCTCTAATATGTGATTGTGGTGTGTGGACTTGGAGTATTCATTGTTGGAGGTCATTAAGGGTGTGGGAGGAAGAAAGCTATATAGAGCTATTAAAAATCCTAGAGAAGGTTGGATTGCGAAGAGGAGAAGAGGATAATTTGATAAATCTGGAATGGTTTCTATAAAAGCTTTGAAGAGAaggagctgaaacttaaagagctcTAGTAGGAGATTGTTTCACTTGATTTTTGGTAACCTTAACAGGGTGTCGAATCAAGTTTGTATTAAGATCTCATTTCGGGGAGTAGATATGATTCTTCTGCAAAAAAATGGACTCGACTTGAAAATTAATTAGTATTTGTGTTGAAAAGTATATAAAATGCTCAATAATATTAAACTGTGACAAATAAtgtaaagaattgcaataaaagaaAGTATGTACAATAAATGAAAGCTTTAAATAGATAAAATagtgaaattgaaataagaaagaaaaatacttgaagaaagaaaaagaaatgctcAAATAAAAATGAAGATAAAATGAATTAATAGGAAAAGAAAGGACAAAGGAAATAAAAgcaaagaaaatgaaagagaTAAATAAAAGCTGGACTCTAGACACTTACATACACTTGTACTCTATGATTTTCCTTGGCGTCAGTGTGACTTGGATTTTTGTAGAGTTTGTATGATAGTGAAGTGTTCAGATTGAAGTCCCTTATTCCTTCTGAACTTCTCCTATTTATAGACCATGAGGATAGATTTGCAAAGTTTTTTTCTCTTCCCATGATCTAGTTCCTTTTTTTTCCTCAGGCCACGACCTTGCCTTGACCATGAAGAATCTTGACATCCAAGTTTGCCATCCCTTAGTCTCCAAGTCCCACGTTCTCTCTTCTTCAGCTTGCTCTCTGAAATCGCATCCATGTTCTCAACTCAGTTTGAAGGTCAAACAAAAGTCTTAACGTTCAAGAAAAAACAGTAACTGCTTTTTGACCTATTTTCCATGTGTTAAAAATCTTCGACTTTGACACTCTTGCACCATCTGTTATTAGTTTCAACTAATTCTTTAGATCGATACAATCTGTAGTTGAAACGCATCCTCATCGAGGAATCCATCTTTGGCACCAACAAAATCCCACGTTCTGTATCATGCTGTCCGTTTGGAATTGCTCTAGCTTCGACTCCAATCATTCTCGACTCGACTAATAATTATTGGTCTGCTTTTACCATAAACAAATTTCATCACCAGTCAAATTCTTGTGTTAACAAATTGCCCCTTAAACTTGTCTTTTTAGAAAACGAAATGACAATCTTTTATTTGATCACGTGCCGGACCTAtgccaattttaaaattttagaatttgaaAAGACAGTTACGCCATTTCTGAAATGATTTGCGCATTTTCTTGAAAATACGTAATGTTCTCATGAGCTTTAATGAGCCATTTCATTTTTAAATCTCTTCATATTCCCTTAGGAGTACTTTGTTCATTCCCATTCACTATCATTATCTTCACCATTCCTCATTGTCTTCGAAAATTCTTTTCTTCTCTAAAATCGCTCTTTACTATTTCATGGATTCTCAATCAGCTTAGCACCAAACTACTTCTCCATCCATTACAGCTGCTTCTTCTGCTTCAGTTACAGTTGTAACAtccaaaattttaattattatcaatttattttaagttatgatttatatattaaattgaactcattatttttagatattattttattaaaaataattaaattaattttataactattgaagttcaattaaattcagattcttatatatatttttgttatgatgaaatattttacataattgaaactataattttagtaatttataagtaatgaaatattttatattaatttgagTAAATGACANNNNNNNNNNNNNNNNNNNNNNNNNNNNNNNNNNNNNNNNNNNNNNNNNNNNNNNNNNNNNNNNNNNNNNNNNNNNNNNNNNNNNNNNNNNNNNNNNNNNNNNNNNNNNNNNNNNNNNNNNNNNNNNNNNNNNNNNNNNNNNNNNNNNNNNNNNNNNNNNNNNNNNNNNNNNNNNNNNNNNNNNNNNNNNNNNNNNNNNNNNNNNNNNNNNNNNNNNNNNNNNNNNNNNNNNNNNNNNNNNNNNNNNNNNNNNNNNNNNNNNNNNNNNNNNNNNNNNNNNNNNNNNNNNNNNNNNNNNNNNNNNNNNNNNNNNNNNNNNNNNNNNNNNNNNNNNNNNNNNNNNNNNNNNNNNNNNNNNNNNNNNNNNNNNNNNNNNNNNNNNNNNNNNNNNNNNNNNNNNNNNNNNNNNNNNNNNNNNNNNNNNNNNNNNNNNNNNNNNNNNNNNNNNNNNNNNNNNNNNNNNNNNNNNNNNNNNNNNNNNNNNNNNNNNNNNNNNNNNNNNNNNNNNNNNNNNNNNNNNNNNNNNNNNNNNNNNNNNNNNNNNNNNNNNNNNNNNNNNNNNNNNNNNNNNNNNNNNNNNNNNNNNNNNNNNNNNNNNNNNNNNNNNNNNNNNNNNNNNNNNNNNNNNNNNNNNNNNNNNNNNNNNNNNNNNNNNNNNNNNNNNNNNNNNNNNNNNNNNNNNNNNNNNNNNNNNNNNNNNNNNNNNNNNNNNNNNNNNNNNNNNNNNNNNNNNNNNNNNNNNNNNNNNNNNNNNNNNNNNNNNNNNNNNNNNNNNNNNNNNNNNNNNNNNNNNNNNNNNNNNNNNNNNNNNNNNNNNNNNNNNNNNNNNNNNNNNNNNNNNNNNNNNNNNNNNNNNNNNNNNNNNNNNNNNNNNNNNNNNNNNNNNNNNNNNNNNNNNNNNNATTTTATAACTATTGAGTtcaattaaatttgaatttatatatatatttttgttatgataatatattttacataattaaaattatgattttaataatttataagtaataaaaattatatatatatatatatatatatatatattaatttgagtaaatgatattttttatttaaaatagagTTTAGTTAATGATATTATTATCGAGCTCGATATCTGCCGATATGAGTAAATATCGGTACTCTTTTATGAATTTGGCTTTGCTAATACTTAATCGTATATCTTTTATCAttatgttactaatgtcatttatattagtaactcatacaTATTTATCCCtgtatatattattacttgtattttaatatatCCAGTTTTCATAGTTAtccatttaaaatatttataatttaaatcgcTGACTCAGCAGTTTAAGAATGTGACACGTGCCCCCTCCCTTGCCACCACACCAccataattaattaactaatcctATTTTCTCTCATAAACCACCGAAACCATAAGGAAAACAAGAGAGAAAGACTGTGAGAGAGAAAATGAATACCTCCATGAAACCGTGACCTTCAAGCTTCGATTTCTTACGAtctgtaactccaataaaaaaaatgggttaagtactgaaatcgtccccaaggtttggggtgaaaatcaaaatcgtccccgacctttttttgttattaaaatcatcctcaacgttacaaaacgttataaaatcatccttttccacttcaattttatttctttttaccatattacccttcattattaataaaaataattaaaaataatattaaaaaaattaaaacaaactccCCCCACCCCTCNNNNNNNNNNNNNNNNNNNNNNNGAGTTACGGGAGGGGAAGGGAAAAAGAGGGGGtaagattattttaatttttttaatattatttttaattatttttattaataatgaagggtaatatggtaaaaaaataaaattgaagtggaaaaggacgattttataacgttttgtaacgttgaggatgattttaataaaaaaaaggtcggggacgattttgattttcaccccagaccttagggacgatttcagtacttaaccctaaaaaaatctaatccaaaatgttcgtatcttcctcttcttcacgtTGACGTCACTTTTATTCGGGAGAAATTGATGGTGGAGCTGCTATCCTTCCATGTAAAGTTCGGCCGAGAGAGCCCCGGAAGTGGAGTAGTCGATTTTGACATTTTTATCTTCAATTTTTCATTCAGAAACCTTCTTTGAAGCTTCGATTATTGTGATTTTTATACGGAGGTAGGGTTGTTGAGATCATATATACAATCAAGTATATGTTTTCTTGTGCACTCCTTTTTCTCAGCCATATAGGCTAAGAGTTGAGCCCAATTGCCCAATATATCCATCAAATGGATTGTGTGGCCAAACTTTCCTTGGCCTTAAAGACCAACTTCATACTATGGGCCTCGACATAACAACTTTTGATAAGAGATGGGTCAAAGATGCTCATATCAATATCTAGTGGTTGAACACTAGTATGATATTCTTTAAAGTTGACATTCATCTGCTCGACATAGTAAGTAGGGCTATCATCAGCttcaatttcttcaattcttccatCCTTGTCCTAGAGCACCAAATTTTGATGCAGTGTCAAGAAAATTGTCCCTACTCCATAGATCCAATCTCTCCCCAACAACATATTGAAAGTTGCCTTGGTAGGCACTACTATAATGATTGTTGGTCTTTCGACacttcctaccttgaccctaagtGAGATCATTCCCAAGACTGTTGTTAACTTACTATTGAATCCAATAACAGCCAAGTTTGTCTTAACCAAATCTTTGACTGTCTTTTGGAACAAAGGTAGCATACTTTCAAGTAGTAAATTAATCGTTGCTCCTCCATCAACCAGAATGTGATTAATCACCAATCTTTCGACCTTAGCTTTAATATGCAGAGGTCGAAGATGATCTTTGGTTATCTCATTAGGCCTTTCAAACAACCCTTCTTTAATCAACTAACTTTCGATAAACCTACATTAGTCCCTGGGATGATATCATCGTAATCCCTTTTGAGACAATTCCAAGGGCTTACAGAGTCACCCTGAAAATCAAAAGGGAGTACTAACACTGTGGCTACATAACCAAAACCAGTCTCACCAAACATGACATTTAAGTCATCTTCAAATTCGGAGTCGAAGGTCTTAGTTAAtgcctcctcctcttccttaCCCTTGGATGATTTTTTGACAGCCGATGTTTTCTTTGACAAATCCATTGGTTCTTGGTCGAGGATGCTTTATTCTCCTCTTGTTCCTGTTTATTTGGTGACTTGCTCTATTTACTCAACTTGGGATATGGGTCTTCTATGCTG from Arachis ipaensis cultivar K30076 chromosome B09, Araip1.1, whole genome shotgun sequence includes these protein-coding regions:
- the LOC107617708 gene encoding uncharacterized protein LOC107617708; the encoded protein is MRVAVVGGGISGLVSAYVLAKEGAKVALYEKEDYLGGHAKTVNVDGIHLDLGFMVFNRVTYPNMMEFFESLGVDMELSDMSFAISLDNGHDCEWSSRNGLFGLFAQKKNVINPHFWQMLREIMKFKDDVTSYLDMLDNNLDMDRNETLEQFIKSRGYSELFVKAYLIPICGSIWSCSSEGVMSFSAFSVLSFCRNHYLLQLFGRPQWLTVRWRSQSYVKKVQEEIVSKGGQIITNCEVELVSTTDGECVLQYKDGSKETYDGCIMATHAPDTLRLLGDAATYDERRILGAFQYVYSDIFLHRDKNLMPRNPVAWSAWNFLGCKDNRVCVTYWLNILQNLGETRLPFLVTLNPDHTPENTLLKWSTGHPVPSVAAFRASQELENIQGKRRIWFCGAYQGYGFHEDGLKAGMTAAHGILGRCCSLQTNPKHMVPSWKELGARLFVTRFLSSYVTTGCLILLEEGGTMFTFEGTDIKCSLKCVMRIHSPQFYWKVMTQADLGLADAYINGDFSFVDKNEGLLNLFLILIASRDSNVSNSKLKKNRGWWTPIFLTASLASAKFFIEHYSRQNTLTQARRNISRHYDLSNELFALFLDETMTYSSAVFKNEDEDLKDAQMRKISLLIEKARIGRKHEILEIGCGWGSLAIEVVRRTGCKYTGITLSKEQLKLAKERVRDAGLQDHIKFLLCDYRQLPKTFKYDRIISCEMIEAVGHEYMEEFFGCCESVLADDGLLVLQFISIPDERYDEYRRSSDFIKEYIFPGGCLPCLSRITSAMAAASRLCVEHTENIGIHYHQTLRRWRRNFMKKQNEILDLKFDEKFIRTWEYYFDYCSAGFKSRTLENYQMVFSRPGNTTALKDPYRSWPSAC